Genomic segment of Acinetobacter sp. XH1741:
AAAACAACACTCAACCGCACGAAAAATAGAATAAATATTGAAATTCCACCTATAACATGAATCTGGCCCTGCAAACCTGTTCTTGTTGGATCTCCACTCGTCAAATATACAATTACAACTAAAACAAAGGTAATCCAGTGCATTATTATCATAGGTTTAGGATAATTATTGTTCATATTTTTTTCCTGAATTTTAAATATTGATGTGTGTTGATAAAAACGGAGGCTTTCGCTTGGGAGGATTCTAGACAGCCAACCTGTAAAAGTCCTCTGCCATTTGATTTGGTGTCTTAAAATCCAATCCTTTTTGGATTCTTTGCTGATTATAAAATAGCTCTATGTATTTTGTAATATCTGCTTTCGCTTTTTCCCTCGTTTCATAAGTACGATGGTGTATAAGTTCATTCTTTAATATGCCCCAGAAGCTTTCAATTGGTGCATTATCAAAGCAGTCTCCACGCTTACTCATTGAACCTTGAAAATCATATTTTTCAATCATATTTCGATATACATGACTGCAATATTGACTGCCTCTGTCTGAGTGAACAATTAAGCCTTGTGGCGGTTTTTGATTCCGAATAGCCATTTTAAGAGCATCACAGACCAACTGTGCTGTCATACGTTCATTTAGACTATAGCCAACAACCTGCTTTGTATAAAGATCCTTTGAAGCAGCCAGATATAGCCATCCTTCGTTTGTCCAAATGTAGGTAATGTCACTTACCCACGCGTGGTTTGGAGTGCTCACGTTAAATTTTTGCTCTAATAAGTTTTTGTAGACGGGACGGTTGTGATCACTGTTTGTTGTTCTTTTAAAGCGCTTATGGCGCTTGCAAAAGAGTTTATTGACCTTCTTTATTGTACGTACTGCATATTGGCTAATTTGAACACCTTGAGCGTGTAAATGCTTACTCAGGCGAATATAGCCATAGCTTTCATTGGTCTCCTGATGTGCTATTTTCACCATGATAGTCTGCTGATTTCTTCGAATTTGTTTTTGGCTTAAGCCACTTTTCAACCACTCATAAAATCTTGATACTGAAACTTTTAACAGCTTCGCCATCATGGTGATTGGGTATGTATCTTTATACTGTTTCATGCAGGCGTACCTCACTGACTTTCTTTGGCAAAGTACGCTACTGCTTTTTTTAAGAATTCTCTTTGACAATAGTTCTTTTCTTAAGACACTATCAATTAATAAGTTTCATGATCTAAAAGTTATTATATTACATGTATCTATTATAGTTATAGTCATCTTGTTTTTAGAAGATATTGTTGTTTTTGGTGGAACTTTAGCCAACTTATATGCTGGTATTTCTTCTAGCCTAGTCATATTAGCAATAATTTTTACTTGTAAGCTATTAGATAATGATCATCACAAAGACGATGAATAACTTAAATCGCAAGGACTCATTTATAATTACTCTTTTATTTGAGCATTTAATTGAAGTTAAGATTAGAGGGCACTGTTGCAAATAGAGATTTGAGTCGATGATGTTCCCTTTAAAAAGGGCACTGTTGCAAATAACCACGAATGGTAAGCTGAAGACTGTTTTAGCTAAAGGTGCAGCATATGAATCCTTTCCATGGTCGGCATTTTCAGGGCGAAATCATTCTTTGGGCTGTGCGCTGGTATTGTAAATATGGCATTAGCTATCGTGAACTGCAGGAAATGCTGGCCGAACGGGGTGTGAATGTTGATCACACGACTATTTACCGTTGGGTTCAACGTTATGCTCCTGAAATAGAAAAACGTTTACGCTGGTATTGGCGTAATCCTACAGATCTGAGCTCGTGGCATATTGATGAAACCTATGTAAAAGTGAATGGACGATGGTCTTATCTGTATCGTGCAGTCGATCAACGTGGCGATACCATTGATTTTTATCTTTCTTCTAGACGTAATACCAAATCAGCATATTGTTTTCTTGGAAAAATTTTAAATAATGTGAAGAAGTGGCAAATTCCACAAGTGATCAACACGGATAAAGCACCCACATATGGACGTGCTTTATCACGGTTAAAACGGGAAGGTAAATGTCCACCAGACCTTGAGCACAGGCAGATTAAGTATAAAAATAACGTGATTGAATGTGATCATGGCAAGCTAAAGCGGATCATCAGGGCCACATTAGGATTCAAATCTATGAAGACGGCTTATGCCACAATTAAAGGTATTGAAGTCATGCGTGCACTACGTAAAGGACAAGCATCGTCATTTTATTATGGTCAGCCTCAGGGTGAAGTGTGTCTAATCAACAGGGTTTTCGGTCTCTAAGTACTTTTTAAAGGGAACATCATCGACTCAAATCTCTATTTGCAACAGTGCCACTTCACAGTAGGTCTTGAATACAACTTCTAAGTTCGACATTGAAATACAAGCTGAATTTTAGCCAATTTCACTAGAACTGACTTGAAAAATAATGAGATAAAACCTAGCCTGAGTATATTCGGTTGGGTTTTTCTTATGTGTATTTTTTAGCGAATTGCAAAGAAATTAAATTGGTCAGATCATCGTTATCTTATTGTTATCATATGGACTGGTATTTATATAAAATCAGGCATTTAGTTGAAAATATGTTTTGTAGATTAAAACAATTTAGAGGGATAGCTACTCGATATGACAAGCTCAAAAGAAATTATCAAAGTGCTGTTGCCTTAGCCTGTATATTTTTATGGCTACCTTTATAGGTTTAATTATGAACAGTAAATGTCAACAGACCCTAATTGAATCTGAAAAAGATTATCCTTCTACTTGGGCAGCAATCACAGCTATTGATCCTAAAATCGGTTGTACTCCTGAAACATTGCGTGTTTGGTATCAAAAATATTTAGATCAACAAAATCCTGTCAAAATACAACAGATATCTGATCAAGAAAAAATGAAGGGTAATCCCCCCTAAAATACTAGCTCTTTAAAAGAGGCAGTATTATGCTTTTACAACATGGTGTTTAACTTGAGAAACTGAATTTAAAACAATCTACTGTAACTCTTCCAGACAGATATGAAATTAATCCACCCCTAGCCCCTTAAACACAGCATCTACCGGATCTGCATAAAAGCTGGTCTGGAACTTGGTAAACAGTTCCACAGGAATCGTTGGGATATCTGCCGCACTACTCATTGGCAAAGCAACCTTCTTGGCACCCGCATCAAAAGC
This window contains:
- a CDS encoding IS6-like element IS1006 family transposase, which encodes MNPFHGRHFQGEIILWAVRWYCKYGISYRELQEMLAERGVNVDHTTIYRWVQRYAPEIEKRLRWYWRNPTDLSSWHIDETYVKVNGRWSYLYRAVDQRGDTIDFYLSSRRNTKSAYCFLGKILNNVKKWQIPQVINTDKAPTYGRALSRLKREGKCPPDLEHRQIKYKNNVIECDHGKLKRIIRATLGFKSMKTAYATIKGIEVMRALRKGQASSFYYGQPQGEVCLINRVFGL